From the genome of Nicotiana sylvestris chromosome 2, ASM39365v2, whole genome shotgun sequence, one region includes:
- the LOC104232679 gene encoding uncharacterized protein: MAYQKNTLHALSSCEQWASGVLQQVNIEYHEQEARERQGTLPKVLLAYSTTPKTSTGEITYSLVNGTDAVIPVDIEEPSLRYSHESGPRNDENRRQDLHEAEEKRDMAYIRMVDQKQQAERYYNKKAKIRLLKVGDYVLKAKTHASKDPRDGKLGTNWDGPYKITAEASKGSFQLETMEGKLLPSNWNTAHLKYLNF; encoded by the coding sequence ATGGcatatcaaaagaatactctccATGCCCTATCATCCTGCGAGCAATGGGCAAGCGGAGTCCTCCAACAAGTCAATATTGAATATCATGAACAAGAAGCTCGAGAACGCCAAGGGACTCTGCCGAAAGTGCTATTGGCATACAGCACAACACCAAAAACAAGCACAGGAGAAATAACGTACTCACTGGTCAATGGGACTGATGCAGTAATACCAGTCGATATCGAAGAACCAAGTCTAAGGTACTCACACGAAAGCGGGCCAAGAAACGACGAAAACAGGAGGCAAGACCTCCATGAGGCTGAAGAAAAAAGAGACATGGCGTACATAAGGATGGTCGACCAGAAACAACAGGCAGAGCGatactacaacaaaaaagccaAGATCAGACTGCTCAAAGTCGGGGATTACGTACTCAAAGCCAAAACACATGCAAGCAAGGATCCACGAGATGGAAAGCTAGGGACTAATTGGGACGGCCCATACAAAATTACGGCGGAAGCAAGCAAAGGGTCGTTCCAACTAGAAActatggaaggaaaactactaccaAGCAACTGGAACACCGCCCACCTCAAGTACTTaaatttctaa